Genomic segment of Myxococcus stipitatus:
CGCTGACGACGCGGCGGCTCAGCGGGCCGCGGGCGACGCCTGACGCTCGGCCGGGCGTCCGCGCTTGCCCGACTCCCACTCGTCCCAGACGTTGAACGAGCGCATCTGCGCGGGAAGGTCCGTCGCCTTCATGAGCGCCTCCACCTCCGCGCGGCTCTGACGCGGCAGCCGCTCCTCCTGCGTCGCGAAGCCCCACGCCAGCGCCCCCACCACCGCGGCGTTGGTGCGCAGCGTGCGCGCGTCGCACTGCTCGAACTCGTCCGAGCGCGAGTGGTAGTTGGGCCCGTACGTGGCGGACTCCTGGTTGGCGATGAGGTTCGCCACGCCGCTCAGCATGAAGTCCAGGTTGTCGGTGCCCACCACCGGCACGTCCACCTGCGTGAAGGGCCCCAGTCCCGCCACGGGCGCGAGCACCCGGTCCACCAGCGGCACCAGCGGAGGACGGCCGTTGGTGAAGAAGCCGTTGATGCGTCCGCAGCCGATGTCCACGGACAGCGCCATGACGTGCCCGTCCAGCTCCGCCACGTGCGAGCGCACATAGCCCGCGGAGCCGTACATGCCCTGCTCCTCGCCGTTCCACAGCGCGAAGCGGATGGTGCGCGCGGGCTTCATCCCCAGCCGTTGCATCTGCCTGGCCAGGTCGATGAGCATCGCCACGTTGGCGCCATTGTCCAGCGCGCCGCCGCCCAGGTCCCAGCTGTCCAGGTGCGCGCCCAGCACCACGACCTCTTCCGGCCGCGTGGCGCCGCGAATCTCGCCGATGACGTTGCGCGACTCGTAGGGCCCGCCCGTCTTCAAGTCCAAGGCGGCGTTGAGCGTCAGGCCCGTGCCCGCGCGCAAGAGCCGCATCGCGCGCTTCGCCGCGTCGCGCTCCATCACCATCATCGGCCGGGTGTTCTTCGGGCCCGAGGACACGTTGTGCCGGTAGAGGTGATTGCCAGGGCGGCTGCCCATGTAGACCAGGCCCGCGGCGCCGGAGGCCACCGCGCGCGCCTCGATGCCCACCGCTTCGCCGTACTCGCGGAAGAGGTCATCCACGTTCTGCAGCTCGTCCGTCTCCACCAGGACGAACGCGCCCTGGGCCTTCGCGCCCACGCGCGTGAAGTCCGCCTCCGTGCCCCGGCCGACGTCGACGAGCGGCGCGCTGAGTCCGCCCTTGGGCGTCGCGGTGGAGAAGGGCATGGCGGCGATGCGCGGCGCGAAGCGCACCCCACGGCCCTGCACCGTCGCGCTGGCGCTCTGCTCCAGCCAGAGGGCGGGCATCTGAAAGGGCTCGGACGTCGCCGTCACGCCCGCCTTGCGGAAGCGCTCCAGGGCCCACTCCACCGAGCGGCGGTTGGACTCCGAGCCCGTGGCCCGTCCGCCCACCTCGTCCACCAGGGAGCGGAGGTCCTCCAGCATGGGCGTGGGCCCCAGCATCGCCCCGGTCAACAGCATCACCTCCCGCTCACGGGCGGAAGGCGTGGACCCGGCGGCCTCCACCGTCGGGGAGAACACCAGACCTCCACACAGCAACGCGGCGCTCCATTTCATGCCGCCACGTTCCCAATCCCGCACGGAGACTTCAAGCCGCGCGGCGCCATGTGCCCCCCCCGAGCCGAGGGTGGGAATCTCAGACGGCGAGCGACTGGATGATCGGCAAGTCGCGGACGCGAGTGCCCGTGAGCGCGAAGAGCGCGTTGGCGATGGCGGGAGCCACGGGGGGGACACCCGGCTCGCCCACGCCACCCGATGGGGACTCGCTCTGGATGATGTCCACGTGGATGGCCCGAGGCGCCTCCGCGACACGCACCAGCCGGAAGTCGCGGAAGTTCGACTGCTGCGTCGCGCCGCCCTTCATCGTGATGGAGCCATACAGCGCCAGGCTCATCCCGAAGATGACCGAGCCCTCCATCTGCGAGCGGACCCGGTCCGGATTGACGACCAGCCCCGCGTCCACCACCACCCACGCCTCGTCCACGCGCGCCTTGCCCGCGTCGTCCTTCTTCACGGACACCACCACGCCCACGTACGTCAGGAAGCTGCGGTGCGCGGCGAGCCCCAGCGTGCGGCCGTTCTTCGCGCGCTCGCTCCAGCCCGACAGCTCCGTCACCCGCTCGATGACCCGGCGCAGCCGCCCCGCGTCGACGGGATACTCCTCCAGCGACCCGCCGTAGTTGGGCAGCGCGGAGACGCCCAGCTCCGCCAGCGAGGCGTGGCGCGGGGGGCCAATCACCTCCAGCAGGTTGTCGCGGGGGTCCAGCCCTCGCGCATGGGCCAGCTCGTCCATGAACGAGCCCAGCGCGAACGCGTGGAAGATGTTGTTCACCGAGCGCAGCCAGCCGATGCGCACCTTCGCCAGCGCCTGCCCCATCTCCGCGCGCACGTTGGGGATGGCGAGCGGCAGGTCCAACACGCCCTGGTTCAGGTCCCTCGCCCCGGGCCCCGTCACGTCGTTCGAGAACGTGGAGCGGATGGCGGGGAAGGACGTGCGGTGCAGCCACGCCGTCGGCTTGCCGGAGGCATCGAGCCCCGCGCTGAGCCGCTGGGCGCTGGCCGAGTGGTAGTAGTCGTGGCGCAGGTCATCCTCGCGCGTCCACTGCACGCGCACCGGCACACCCGCCGCCTTCGCGAGGAAGACCGCCTCCGCGACGAAGTCCGCCTTCGACTTGCGGCCGAAGCCACCGCCCAACAACGTGACGTGCACCGCCACCTTGTCCTCGGGGAGCTCCGCCACACGCGCCGCCTCGGTGCGCGCCGCCTGCGGATGCTGCGTGGGCGCCCACACCTCGCACGTGCCGCCCTCCACCCGAGCCAGCGCCACGGGGGGCTCCATGGGCGCATGCGACAGGTGCGGCGCGTAGTACTCGGCCTCCACCACCCGCGCGGCCTTGGCCAGCGCCTGGTCCACGTCGCCCACGGAGCGCGCGGGCGTGCCTGGAATCCGCACGGACTCCAGCAGCGCCTGGCGGTACTGCGCCGAGTCGTACGACTCGTTCGGCCCGTTCTCCCAGGTGATGTCCAGCGCCGCGCGGCCACGCATCGCCGCCCACGTGTTCTCGGCCAGCACCGCGACGCCGCCCCAGCCCTGGAACAGGTAGGGCGCCTGCGGCGCGGGCAGCTCCAGCACCTGCTTCACGCCGGGAATCGCGAGCGCCTTCGCCGCGTCGAAGCGCACCACCTTGCCGCCCACCACGGGCGGACGCGCCACCACGGCGATGAGCATCCCCGGCAGCCGGACGTCCGCGCCGAAGACGGCGGTCCCATTCACGTACGAAGGCCCGTCGAGCAGCGGCAGCTCCCGGCCCACGCGGCGCAGCTCTGAGCGGGGCCGCAGCTGCACGGACTCGGGCTTGGGCACGGGCAGCTTCACCGCGTCCGCCACCAGCTCGCCAAAGGCCAGCGAGCGCTTCCCGCCTCGGTGGAAGACCGCGTGGTCTCGCGCCTCGCAGTCGGAGGGCTTCACCTTCCAGCGCTTCGCCGCGGCGGCCACCAGCATGGTGCGCGCGGTGGCGCCGGTGCGGCGCAGCGCCTCGTAGACGCCGTTCCGGATGCTGCTGGAGCCATCCGTGTTCTGGTCGCCATAGACGGCGTCACCGTCCGCCTGGACGACCTTCACCCGCGCCATGTCCGCGCCCAGCTCGTCCGCGATGACCACGGGCATCGAGCTGCGGATGCCCTGCCCCATCTCCGAGCGATGACAGACGATGGTGACGAGCCCGTCCGAGGCGACGTGCACGAAGACGCTGGGCTTGAGCTCCGCGGCCGCCGCGCGAGGCGCCGCCTCCGCCTCCCCGAGAGTGACGGAGGGGACGAGCCCCAGGGCCAGCCCTCCCACCGAGAGATTGAGCCCTTCGAGAAAGGACCGCCGGGTCAACACCACGGGCTGCTGGCTCATCGCGTCCTCGTCACTTCGCATCAGGCACGCCCGCGGCCTTCTTCACGGCCGAGCGGATGCGCGTATAGGTGCCACAGCGGCAGAGGTTGCCCGCCATCGAGCGGTCGATGTCCGCGTCCGTGGGCCGTGGCGTCGTCGCCAGCAGCGCCGCGGCGCACATGAGCTGCCCCGCCTGGCAGTAGCCACACTGGGGAACGCCCAGCTCCACCCACGCGCGCTGCAGCGGGTGGTTCCCATCGGTCGACAGGCCCTCGATGGTGGTGACGGTGCGGCCGTCCGCGCGGCGGATGGGCGTCACGCACGCGCGCACCACCTGTCCATCCAGGTGCACGCTGCACGCGCCACACAGCGCCTCGCCACAGCCGTACTTCGTCCCCGTCAGCCCCAGGACGTCGCGCAGCGCCCACAACAACGGCATCTCCGGGTCGACGTCCAGCTCCCGGTCCTCGCCATTGACGCGCACTCGAATGCTCACGGCCGTGCCTCCTCGCTGGGGCACTCGGCACCGGTGGCCACCCAGGCCTCGACGAGCTCCCCGAATCGCGCCTGAGTCCCCGGCGCCGGTTCCCTCCCGGAGCCCGGAGCCCAGCCCCACGCCACCAAGGCGTCATGCTTGTTGTGCTCGACCAGCTGCTCCAACGTCTTGCCTCCGTTCCTCGCGGGGTCCTTGAGCTGCTCGCACAGGGCCCGGGGGCTCTTGCCCGTCCAGGCCATGGAGCGCGGAGCCAGATGCCAGTTCGGCGCGCCGGGCACTCGTGCCAGCTCCACGTTGCGGTCCTGGTGACAGCCCTCGCACGTCAGCCCCACGACGCCCTTGTCCTCGGGGCCTCGCGTCACCGGAGGGTCGTGGAGCTTCATCCCCGTCTCCTGGAAGGGGCTGTCGCCGTCGGGGTGACAGTTCGAGCAGCGGGGATGGAGGTAGACGCGACTGGTCTCGAGGAACAGGGCGCGAGAGCGCTGCGCCGGGTCCTCGATGCGCTGGAACATGTCCAGGGAGCGCAGCTCGTGGGCTTCCACGCGCGGCAGGGACTCCCCTTGCGCCGCCCCGGCTTCGGGCTGGCGCCGACACCCTCCGGCGCTCGCGAGGAGAACCACGGCGGCCATGACCGGAAGTGAGGGCTTCATCGCTTCAAGGTTCCGGCAAGTCGCCCGGCGCCTCAAGCTGAATGTTCAGTCCCCTTCTGGGATTCGTCCCACCACGAGGTGGGAGTCCCGCGCATCTTTCGCGTGTCAGCGAGTGGACAGAGCGCGGGGTGGACAGGCTCCAGCCGGGACAGTCGCTGGCCGTCACTGCTCCTGGGGCACGGGCAGCGACTCAATCCACCGCTGGACCCGCGCGACGCCTTCCTTGTCCACGACGTGGGTGCCCAAGGGCGGCATCTGCACGGGCAGCCCGCGCGCATTCATGCGGTGCAGCATCGTGCTGCGCTTCACATCGCCGGGCGCCACACGCGGCACGGAGTCGCCGAACAGCCCCGTCGTCCGGAAGAACGAGCGCACGCCCACCGACGTCTTCCACGCGTCCGTCTGCTCGACGCCGCCGAGCTCCGCGGCCTCCAGGCGCAGCATCAGCCCGGACGCGCCTCCCAGGGCCAGCGGGTTGGTGTTGTGACAGGACACGCCGCAGTTCATGTGCAGGTAGCCCAGCGCGTCCTGGTCCAGGGGCGTGCCAGGGACACGCGGCGCCTTCTCGGGGGGATGGGACAGCAGGCCCTCCTCGACCAGCTTCGCCAGCGTCAGCCCCTTCGCGGACTCGTGCGCGAGCGACACGGCCTCGAACCCCAGCACCTCGTCCTCGCGTCCCCCGTGGCACGCGACACAGTCCGTCTGGCTCGGGATTTCATGGCCCGGGGTGCCCGTGTCGGGGACCTTCTTCTCGCCGTCGGTGAGCTCCGTCGCCCGCTTGCCGTCGTCGCTCCACCGGTACGTGGTGCGCAGCCATGTCCCGTTCGGCTTCTTCCACAACAGCCGCGTCTCGATGGGGCGCCCCTTCCAGCGGAACTCCTTCCAGAACTTCGTCCCGGGCGGGAAGCGCCACTCATCCGGCTTCGACGTCTCCACGCGCGTGCCGGGTGGCAGGTAGACGTAGCGAGCCTTCTCCAGTCCGTCGCTCCAGAGCTGGAACCCCGGCTCATAGGCCCGCACCTCGCGCGCCACCGTCTTCGTGCCCCAGCCCTTTCCCCCTTCGCCATACAGCCCCGTGCACGCGAGGTGCTGGAGCCCACCGCCCTCACAGACGATGCCGCCGTCCACGGCCTTCCAGCCCGTCGGCTCGGACGAGGAGCGGCGCTCACACCCCGCGGCGACCGAGACCAGGAGGATGGACAGCGGAATCACACGACCCAAGGACATCGAACCTCCCACATCACTCACCCTAACGAAGCGAGACAGGCGGTTTGTGCGTCTTGGTGACGCACCCCACCGGCGTCACTGCCGCACCGGGTGCTTGGACAGCTTTCGCTGGAGGCTCCTGCGCTGGATGCGCAGCAGGCGCGCGGCCTGCGAGATGTTGCCGCCGCAGTCCGCGAGCACGCGCTGGATGTGCTCCCACTCCGCGCGAGCCAGCGAAGGCACCTGGTGCTCCAGCGACGCGGCCTCCCCCGCGGGCAGCGTCGCCCCCGCGAAGGCCAGCAGGATGTCGTCCACGTCCGCGGGCTTGGAGAGGTAGTGCGTGGCGCCTCGGCGCACGGCCTCCACCGCGGTGGCGATGCTTCCATAGCCCGTGAGGACCACCATCGTGGTCCGCGCATCCATCGCCTTCAGGTCGCGCACCAGGTCCAGCCCGGAGCCGTCCGTCAGTCGCAGGTCGATGACGGCATACCCGGGGCGAAGCTCCGCCGCGCGCTCCAGGGCCTGCTTCGCGCTGTCCGCGCCATGCGCCGTGAAGCCCTTGCGGCCGAAGGCCCGGACCAGTCGCTCGCGAAAAGGCTCGTCGTCATCGATGACGAGCACCACGGGAGACACCTCAAGCGGCGACATGGGCGGCCCCCTTCCGGCACGGCAGCTCCAGCGTGGCGCGAGTCCCCAAGCCCTCCTCCGAGGCCAGCTCCAGCCGTCCTCCGCACAGCTCCGCGAACGTCTGTCCCAGGAACAAACCCAACCCCATCCCCTGCCCCGCGGGCTTGGTGGTGAAGAACGGCTCCCCCACCCGCTCCAGCACGTCGCGAGGAATGCCCGTGCCCCGGTCCTCCACCACGAAGCGCGTGCGGCTCCCATCTCCCATCACTCGCACCAGCACGGGAGCCTGCGTGGCCTCGCTCGCGTGCAGGGCATTGCGCACCAGGTTGACCAGCACCTGGACCAGCCCTCGCGGCGGGAAGTAGAGCGCCACGGCCGTCGCCTCCTCGACGCGCACTCGCGCCAGCTCTCCCGAGGTGAGCTCCTCGCGCATCCGCTCGAGCACCGCGCTCGTCGTCGTCTGCTCGGGCGCCTCGCCATACGTCTGGCCCGCGCGCGCGCTCATGCGCTCCAGGATGTCGCGGCACCGCTCCACCTGGTCGCGGATGAGGCGCGCGTCCTCGAGCGCCTCCTGCGGCTCCTCCTGGATGAGCACGTCCAGCTCATTGGCCGCGATGGCGATGGTCCCCAAGGGCGTGCCCAGCTCATGCGCCGCGCCCGCCGCCAGCGTGCTCAGCGACGCCAGCTTCTCCGCGCGCGACGCCAGCAGCTGCGCGCGCACCAGGGCCTCCTGCCGGTCCCTCAGCGCCGCGGACACCCGCGCCACCATCAGCGAGACGCTCATCACCGTGAGCGAGAACGCCACCCACGTCCCCACCACGCGTCCCGGGCCCGAGAGCACCGAGCCCGTGCCGTCCCCCAGCTCGCGCAGCGGGACATGGAACTGGAACAGGAGCACCGGCCCCACCACGGCCAGCAGCGCCAGCGACAGCGTCCACCGAGGCCCCAGCACGAGCGCCGCCATGGCCACGTGGACCAGGTACAGCATGGCGAACGGATTCTCCGGCCCGCCCGACAGCGCGAGCAGCCCCGTGAGCAGGAGCGTGTCGAGCGCGAGCACCGCGCCCAGGTGATGGGACTTCACCACCGGGTGGCGACGGAGCCACAGCGTCAACAGCAGGTTGGACGCGCCCGTCAGCACCACCAGCGCCAGGAGCGGCACCACGGGGAGGTCCAGCCGCAGGCCTCGCGCGGCCACGCCCACCGTCAGCGCGGTGCCCGCGACGGCATGCCAGCGCAGTCGCACCAGCCAGCGCAGCGCGATGGCGCTGGACGACAGCAGGTCCACGACGTCCTGGGCTGCGTGGTAGTACGCGGAGCGCGGCGGCTGCGGCCTCGCCTGCGAGTCGAAGGGCGGGCGGAACACGCCCCTTCATACCTTGGGAGTCCCCAGCCCGCGAGCGCGTCAAGTTGACGCAGGGCCCGTGAGCACTCCGGCCAGGGAGCCGAGCCATCAGGCCCTGACTCCCCGGCCGGCGCTGCCGGTGCGACTAGATGTAGCCCATCAGCTCACCACGGTCCAAGGCCTCGCCCCTCGAGGTGTACGACGAGTACCAGGAGGTGTTCTTGGTGCCGTACTGGTCCTTCTGGAAGTGGGAGTGAGGACCGGTGGAGTTGCCCGTGCCGCCCAGGTTGCCCACCTGGCAGCGGTTGCACGTGCGGTCATACGAGTCACTGGTCTTGATCCAATGCCACTGGCGGAAGGACCAGCCGCTGCCGAGGTTGAGCAGCGCCTCGTTCTGGTTGCCACTGCCGTTGCCGTTGCAGACCACGCCCGTGGTGCGGACCGTCACGTTCCAGTACACGGTGGCGGAGACGCCCGTCTCCGCGCCCCAGTAGTTGCAGCGCGAGTTCGCGACGTCCACGGCACCGTGGTACGTGCCGCTCGAGTAGTACGTGGTGGCGCTCACCGTGCTGGGGAACGGCGCGACGGCGGTGTAGGCGAGCGCGGCCGAGGGAATGGTCACCAGGGCCGCGAGCGCCGTGAGGCGCGACTTGGAGCTACGCATCGTTGTTCCTTTCGGGCCGGCTGTACGGCCCTCGGAGGGACTGCTGCTCAATGAGCCTGCCGCAATCGCTGCTTCTCCCTCAGGAGCAGGCTCCACTCCTGAAGACCGGTACTCAAGGCGCGAATCCACGCGTCCACCTCTGGGACGAGACGAGTGTCCACCTGGCGCAAGGCCTGGAGCTCCGGCACCGCGCGGGAGAACCCCAGCCGGGCGATGCTCTGGAGGATCGCCGTGCGAACCCCCACGTCCGTCTCGGAGCGATACATCGCCCCCAGCGCCTGTCGGGCCTTCGCCATCTCCGACGCGGGAACCCCGCCCAGCGCCGTCGCCGCTCCCGCGCGCACCTCCGCGCTGTCATGGCCCAGGAGCGAGTGGAGCGTCCTGGCGGACTCCGCGCTGATGGCCGCCGTGGAGATGTTGCCCAGAATCCTGCCCGTCACCTTCGAGTCCGAGGACGCCGCGGCCGCCGCCACCGCCGTGTCCGACGCGGGCCCGTGGAACCCCGCATAGACGTAGCGGTTGTCCTCGATGAGGTTCGTCGCGGCCTCGTTCCGCACCTCCGCGGAAGCGTCCCGCACCAGCCGCGAGTACATGTCGCCGGTGTGCTCCTCCGCGCTGGTGCGGCGCAGCGCGCGCGTGGCGGCCGCTCGCACGGCCGGGTCCGCGTCGTTGAGCGCCCGCTTCGACACCAGCTGCATCGTGGAGGGGCTCTCACCCCGGTCCGTCTTCGCCGCCAGGGCCGCGGCCAGGTGCTCCACCATGAAGGGCTCCGTCTCGCGCTCGAACGCCGCGCGGAGCTGCTCCTCGGGGAGCGTGACGGCGGACTCCTTCAACAGGTCTCGCAGGTAGCGCCGGTACGCGGGGGACTTCGACTGGAGCCCCCGGCGGATGGAGTCCATCAGCCCCTCGACGGAGCACGTCTCCGGCTGGAGCGAGGGGCGCTCGGCGAGAGACGCCAGGGGAGTCAGCAGAGCGGGCAGCCACAGCAGGCACAGCGCCCGGGCCAGCAAGGAGGTGCGCGTCATGGGAGAGCTCAGTCGCGGTGGAGGCAGCCGTAGGGGTCCTGGTCCGAGAGCGCGAGCCACACGCGCTCGAAGTCGACGACGCCGCTGGCGTAGATGCGCTCGAAGTCCTGGTAGGTCGGCTGGAAGCGCGGGTCGATGAGCGCCATCTTCGCCATGGTCGGCAGCGCGTCCCGGCCCGCCGCGCGCGCGGAGAAGCGGAACAGCGCCCAGCGCACGCACACGTCCTGCTCGGGCTCGAAGGCGCGCGAGAAGGTGTCCAGCACCTTGGCCGAGTCCGACGACAACGCCAGGTTGTGCGCCGCCGCTCCACGCCCATCCGGACTGCCCTCGGAGGTGAGGACCTTCGAGTACCCGTCGATGGCGCGGTCATCCAGCACGGGCGCCGTCTCCATGGGCGTCGACAGCGCCATGTAGCGGACGTGCTCGTCGAGCGACTGGGTGCCGATGCTCAGCAGCTTGTCCAGGTACGGCGCCGCGTTGGCGGACCGCTCGTGGTCGTTCTTCATCACCCGCGCGATGGTCCTCGCCGCCGCCCAGCCCCCTTCTCCCGAGGCCGGGTCCTTGGCGAAGTCCGTGAGCCGCGTGAGCACCTCGGGCGAGAGCTGCTTCTGCGAATCCAGCGAGGAGAGCAGGCCCGCGCGGCGCTCGGAGTCCAGCTCCGGGTCCAGGCCCATCTCCACGAGCCGCCGCGCCACCTCCGGAAGGTGCACCGCCTCCGAGTCCTTCAGCGCCATCGCGAAGACCTTGAACTCCTTCGGCCCCGCCTCACGCGTCCACTCCAGCACCTGCCCCGCCCGGCCCGCATCCTTGCCGATGAGCTCCGTCAGCCGCTCCTTCAGGTACATGCGGACCAGCGGGTCCCGGGACGCCAGCAGCGGCGCGGCCCAGTCCCGGAACGTCTCCAGGCTCACGCCCTCGTTGAAGCGCTCCAGGTCGCTCCAGCACGTCGTGGCGGCGTAGCGAGGCGCCTGCGCCTCCGCCTCCTCCACGGCCTGCGCCGATGCAGGGCCTCCGCCCGCACGCGGAGTCTGGGATGACGGCCGCGGCGACTCGGCGCCCGGGGCCTCGCTTCGACCTTCCGCCACCCCTCCGGTCCCCCGCCCGACCAGGAGCCCCACCGCCAGCAACAAGAGGACTCCCGCCAGGAGAATCCAGGCTCTGCGACGAAGAGTGCGCCACAGCCCGCTTGAGAGTGTCGAACGAGATGAGGATTCGGGTTGCATGTCCCGAAGACCCTATCGAGGACAATATGATTTGTCCTCATAATCTTATAAATCGGAAAACTTCAGTCAGAATGGACCCAGGGACGGGGAACGGCGACCTGTGCCTGAAGCCGTACCCTGAGTGACTCCAGCGAGCCGCTGCTCAGCCTTCGGCCAGCCATCCGCGGGGGGAATTGGAGTGGCCCGCGATTGCCGGGTGCCGCAGCATGCGCCGCATGCAGACCTCTTCGTCCGTGCCGACGGCACTCACCGTCGCGGGCTCCGACAGCGGCGGCGG
This window contains:
- a CDS encoding M28 family peptidase, which encodes MKWSAALLCGGLVFSPTVEAAGSTPSAREREVMLLTGAMLGPTPMLEDLRSLVDEVGGRATGSESNRRSVEWALERFRKAGVTATSEPFQMPALWLEQSASATVQGRGVRFAPRIAAMPFSTATPKGGLSAPLVDVGRGTEADFTRVGAKAQGAFVLVETDELQNVDDLFREYGEAVGIEARAVASGAAGLVYMGSRPGNHLYRHNVSSGPKNTRPMMVMERDAAKRAMRLLRAGTGLTLNAALDLKTGGPYESRNVIGEIRGATRPEEVVVLGAHLDSWDLGGGALDNGANVAMLIDLARQMQRLGMKPARTIRFALWNGEEQGMYGSAGYVRSHVAELDGHVMALSVDIGCGRINGFFTNGRPPLVPLVDRVLAPVAGLGPFTQVDVPVVGTDNLDFMLSGVANLIANQESATYGPNYHSRSDEFEQCDARTLRTNAAVVGALAWGFATQEERLPRQSRAEVEALMKATDLPAQMRSFNVWDEWESGKRGRPAERQASPAAR
- a CDS encoding xanthine dehydrogenase family protein molybdopterin-binding subunit — translated: MSQQPVVLTRRSFLEGLNLSVGGLALGLVPSVTLGEAEAAPRAAAAELKPSVFVHVASDGLVTIVCHRSEMGQGIRSSMPVVIADELGADMARVKVVQADGDAVYGDQNTDGSSSIRNGVYEALRRTGATARTMLVAAAAKRWKVKPSDCEARDHAVFHRGGKRSLAFGELVADAVKLPVPKPESVQLRPRSELRRVGRELPLLDGPSYVNGTAVFGADVRLPGMLIAVVARPPVVGGKVVRFDAAKALAIPGVKQVLELPAPQAPYLFQGWGGVAVLAENTWAAMRGRAALDITWENGPNESYDSAQYRQALLESVRIPGTPARSVGDVDQALAKAARVVEAEYYAPHLSHAPMEPPVALARVEGGTCEVWAPTQHPQAARTEAARVAELPEDKVAVHVTLLGGGFGRKSKADFVAEAVFLAKAAGVPVRVQWTREDDLRHDYYHSASAQRLSAGLDASGKPTAWLHRTSFPAIRSTFSNDVTGPGARDLNQGVLDLPLAIPNVRAEMGQALAKVRIGWLRSVNNIFHAFALGSFMDELAHARGLDPRDNLLEVIGPPRHASLAELGVSALPNYGGSLEEYPVDAGRLRRVIERVTELSGWSERAKNGRTLGLAAHRSFLTYVGVVVSVKKDDAGKARVDEAWVVVDAGLVVNPDRVRSQMEGSVIFGMSLALYGSITMKGGATQQSNFRDFRLVRVAEAPRAIHVDIIQSESPSGGVGEPGVPPVAPAIANALFALTGTRVRDLPIIQSLAV
- a CDS encoding (2Fe-2S)-binding protein, whose translation is MSIRVRVNGEDRELDVDPEMPLLWALRDVLGLTGTKYGCGEALCGACSVHLDGQVVRACVTPIRRADGRTVTTIEGLSTDGNHPLQRAWVELGVPQCGYCQAGQLMCAAALLATTPRPTDADIDRSMAGNLCRCGTYTRIRSAVKKAAGVPDAK
- a CDS encoding Isoquinoline 1-oxidoreductase subunit, with protein sequence MAAVVLLASAGGCRRQPEAGAAQGESLPRVEAHELRSLDMFQRIEDPAQRSRALFLETSRVYLHPRCSNCHPDGDSPFQETGMKLHDPPVTRGPEDKGVVGLTCEGCHQDRNVELARVPGAPNWHLAPRSMAWTGKSPRALCEQLKDPARNGGKTLEQLVEHNKHDALVAWGWAPGSGREPAPGTQARFGELVEAWVATGAECPSEEARP
- a CDS encoding response regulator transcription factor, whose product is MSPLEVSPVVLVIDDDEPFRERLVRAFGRKGFTAHGADSAKQALERAAELRPGYAVIDLRLTDGSGLDLVRDLKAMDARTTMVVLTGYGSIATAVEAVRRGATHYLSKPADVDDILLAFAGATLPAGEAASLEHQVPSLARAEWEHIQRVLADCGGNISQAARLLRIQRRSLQRKLSKHPVRQ
- a CDS encoding ATP-binding protein, with translation MFRPPFDSQARPQPPRSAYYHAAQDVVDLLSSSAIALRWLVRLRWHAVAGTALTVGVAARGLRLDLPVVPLLALVVLTGASNLLLTLWLRRHPVVKSHHLGAVLALDTLLLTGLLALSGGPENPFAMLYLVHVAMAALVLGPRWTLSLALLAVVGPVLLFQFHVPLRELGDGTGSVLSGPGRVVGTWVAFSLTVMSVSLMVARVSAALRDRQEALVRAQLLASRAEKLASLSTLAAGAAHELGTPLGTIAIAANELDVLIQEEPQEALEDARLIRDQVERCRDILERMSARAGQTYGEAPEQTTTSAVLERMREELTSGELARVRVEEATAVALYFPPRGLVQVLVNLVRNALHASEATQAPVLVRVMGDGSRTRFVVEDRGTGIPRDVLERVGEPFFTTKPAGQGMGLGLFLGQTFAELCGGRLELASEEGLGTRATLELPCRKGAAHVAA
- a CDS encoding HEAT repeat domain-containing protein yields the protein MTRTSLLARALCLLWLPALLTPLASLAERPSLQPETCSVEGLMDSIRRGLQSKSPAYRRYLRDLLKESAVTLPEEQLRAAFERETEPFMVEHLAAALAAKTDRGESPSTMQLVSKRALNDADPAVRAAATRALRRTSAEEHTGDMYSRLVRDASAEVRNEAATNLIEDNRYVYAGFHGPASDTAVAAAAASSDSKVTGRILGNISTAAISAESARTLHSLLGHDSAEVRAGAATALGGVPASEMAKARQALGAMYRSETDVGVRTAILQSIARLGFSRAVPELQALRQVDTRLVPEVDAWIRALSTGLQEWSLLLREKQRLRQAH